The following DNA comes from Ascaphus truei isolate aAscTru1 chromosome 1, aAscTru1.hap1, whole genome shotgun sequence.
ctcttgaattttcctttttcttttgccaccaactttaggcacaacagagccactttgagtggcctctggcacttcacgggcagggcttgtggccagtgactcacctacagggcttttgggcagtgactgttcacctacggggcttgtggccagtgactcacctacagggcttgtggccagtgactcacctacagggcttttgggcagtgattcacctacagggcttttgggcagcgattcacctacagggcttttgggcagcgattcacctacagggcttttgggcagcgattcacctacagggcttttgggcagtgactcacctacagggcttttgggtagtgactgttcacggacagggcttgtgcccactgacacatgtgagcaagttggtagacactgcacaagtgatggttggtctgtttcatgtgtgtcttgttttgtttttgtcgcctcctttgtaggtgtctgctgctgaatttgtacagatggcagcggtaggatgtcatcaggaacctgcacagcaatgtctgctacttgaccggtaacatttgggcctggtgaatgaatatcagatgaatgtggtgaaaactgacctgcatgaacagatcctggctgggaggtgttgaattgtggtacattagtcattctccagtaattagcttgtgtttgctgaacaactaatgcttcgaatgaggtgttgattttttgcaactgtttaggcacttcaatgaagactctgtggagatgtgccaattgtgaaactgtttcttcctgcagtgcaatcatcctttccagcactgtcatcaggtcagaatggcgacgattttctgcttccacaatttttccctcagaagctacaattgcatcatatgtggtatttgctggacgttttggcggtaaaacagtttcaattggaacctcttcatggtcacttgcttgtatttgtgtgtctatggcggcggcggcggcatcatcatcatcatcatcatcatcatcatcaaaatcctcttcatcatgttctacaaataaatgtacacattattaaatggcatgttaatctctgctgtgttactatgtaattgtactgtgtcataagtaacaactaacatgtttccatacgttttataacctcacattaaaaactaccttgacttaagaataatgtttggactcagtatgaaatatgagtgaatgaaaacttgctgtaaactcacaactcctacatgatagttaacatcactaacacaatacaagttggcttacacttcattttcactgacactaagtaatcctatttaaagaagatgtgcaaaacaaataatgaacatgacaacataacatatagaagagcacatatta
Coding sequences within:
- the LOC142462827 gene encoding uncharacterized protein LOC142462827, which codes for MAGKPQKKVQNPVSKFFQPNPRPLEPSSDSQDGAEEQEHAAEAATLSQAAPAHQEFSKEFFEELLLRMRRGFIEDLKKVLRDIRADLSTLAARTDAVEAQITTISDTHSNMEDDMARMGHEIAALKSSIEDQENRDRRQNLRFRGIPESVTPESLQPYLKSLFLSLVPNLTEHKLQLDRAHRALGPKSPDPKRPRDVIVRSKLKKKIQHQRVHATGTGGGPTPQRLILSPLEELLRAKLLPVVVEGLPGDRDIGIYPSQFPPVAPEGHVSPETEQVSSPGSASSTHLEEHDEEDFDDDDDDDDDDAAAAAIDTQIQASDHEEVPIETVLPPKRPANTTYDAIVASEGKIVEAENRRHSDLMTVLERMIALQEETVSQLAHLHRVFIEVPKQLQKINTSFEALVVQQTQANYWRMTNVPQFNTSQPGSVHAGQFSPHSSDIHSPGPNVTGQVADIAVQVPDDILPLPSVQIQQQTPTKEATKTKQDTHETDQPSLVQCLPTCSHVSVGTSPVREQSLPKSPVGESLPKSPVGESLPKSPVGESLPKSPVGESLPKSPVGESLPKSPVGESLATSPVGESLATSPVGEQSLPKSPVGESLATSPAREVPEATQSGSVVPKVGGKRKRKIQETTSRPVTRSQKEQKK